The proteins below come from a single Prochlorococcus marinus str. MIT 9215 genomic window:
- a CDS encoding ATP-binding cassette domain-containing protein: MKYLNKLIYFFDKYYLPIKQYIDDQYRFRFYLCILLTILSVTVEVISILLIPKIVDNISSLNLSNSAHFIVFFIIFIFINAFVKTAYIFITNNFSYKLATLYSRAIFETPLNSSLEIFNDVSLDKFVVAISTKCDFIAAQIAIPFFTLLSALLSSLAIIISVIYLFPLRGIIFLLLISLLYLFISLFLTKKIAQNGKVIPKMQSNLYNISLDSLSNTASINLLNLKNEYVKHFIETDTKYRMAISNNDALATAPKFFIEALGIILIILIGFVPLLLNQTSIADSIALTSVLAFSCQKLLPILQGAYASIYKMLGQKESFKQVVEIANFKKYIIEDKIKSNKNSTNLLNDEISIEFILKKNLVFKEGEKVSFKDGFKLLSNKWYFLTGESGVGKSYLLKNLLKLQNINLSSVKVLNEQSLKEINLNIKDYWSLFGYADQDINLLNTPILFNVLGQYPGSLEKDKNYLDNLQRVDSILDVVSLKNELKDKSSRDSYEYLFKPSNTLSGGQKQRILLAKALLKKPRFLIIDETLSGVSTIMRKKILSRIKRKFRKTSVIMILHGYKNESELFDFKIDVQSNKVEFKNI; encoded by the coding sequence ATGAAATACCTTAATAAACTAATTTATTTTTTTGATAAATATTATTTACCTATAAAGCAATACATAGATGATCAATACAGATTTCGTTTTTATTTGTGCATATTACTTACAATTTTGTCTGTAACCGTAGAAGTTATTTCAATACTTTTAATTCCAAAAATAGTAGATAATATTTCTAGTTTGAATTTATCAAATTCTGCTCATTTTATTGTCTTTTTTATAATTTTTATTTTCATAAATGCATTCGTAAAAACAGCTTACATCTTTATTACAAATAACTTTTCATATAAATTAGCTACACTATATTCAAGAGCAATATTTGAAACCCCATTAAATAGTTCTCTTGAAATATTTAATGATGTATCACTTGACAAGTTTGTTGTCGCAATTTCAACAAAGTGTGATTTTATTGCCGCACAAATAGCGATTCCATTTTTTACTTTACTCTCAGCTTTACTTTCTTCACTAGCCATAATTATTAGTGTTATTTACTTATTCCCATTAAGAGGAATAATATTTTTATTATTAATTTCTTTATTGTATTTATTTATATCTCTTTTTTTAACAAAAAAAATTGCTCAAAACGGCAAAGTTATTCCAAAGATGCAAAGCAATTTATATAATATTAGCCTTGACTCTTTATCTAATACAGCATCCATTAATTTATTAAATTTAAAAAATGAATATGTTAAACATTTTATTGAAACTGATACAAAATATCGAATGGCAATATCAAATAATGATGCTTTGGCAACTGCGCCTAAATTCTTTATTGAAGCTTTAGGAATAATTTTAATAATCCTTATTGGATTCGTTCCGCTGTTGCTAAATCAAACATCTATAGCTGATTCAATTGCTCTTACGAGTGTACTTGCATTTTCATGCCAAAAGTTGCTTCCTATCTTACAAGGTGCATATGCAAGTATTTATAAAATGCTAGGTCAAAAAGAATCTTTTAAGCAAGTTGTAGAAATAGCTAATTTTAAAAAATATATTATTGAAGATAAAATTAAATCTAATAAAAACTCGACTAATTTATTAAATGATGAAATATCAATTGAATTTATTTTAAAAAAGAATTTGGTTTTTAAAGAAGGAGAAAAAGTTTCATTCAAAGATGGCTTTAAATTGTTATCCAATAAATGGTATTTTTTAACTGGTGAGAGTGGAGTAGGTAAATCTTATCTATTGAAAAATTTATTAAAACTACAAAATATTAATTTATCTTCTGTAAAAGTCCTTAATGAGCAATCTCTTAAAGAAATAAATTTAAATATAAAAGATTACTGGTCTTTATTTGGTTATGCTGATCAAGATATTAATCTATTAAATACTCCAATTTTATTCAACGTTCTTGGCCAATATCCAGGATCCTTAGAAAAAGATAAAAATTATTTAGATAATTTACAAAGAGTAGATTCTATTTTGGATGTGGTCTCTTTAAAAAATGAATTAAAAGATAAGAGTTCTAGAGATTCATACGAATACCTATTTAAACCATCAAATACTTTAAGCGGTGGTCAAAAGCAAAGAATTCTGCTTGCAAAAGCTTTATTAAAAAAACCTAGATTTTTAATAATTGATGAAACTCTATCTGGGGTAAGTACAATTATGAGAAAAAAAATACTATCAAGAATTAAAAGAAAATTTAGAAAAACATCTGTCATTATGATTTTGCACGGTTATAAAAATGAAAGTGAATTATTTGACTTCAAAATTGATGTTCAGTCAAATAAGGTTGAATTTAAAAATATTTAA
- a CDS encoding FkbM family methyltransferase, which translates to MIKTNNFRNCKISLKRIFKLRNFNSYILNLKSIFVYRNWFNDFIKHFILNISTEYPDKVQIINSPQNIEVILWNDLDRWTLNEIFCWECYKLKSKEGIVILDLGGNIGLSAKYFLSKNKNSKVYIYEPNEELNSKVRIQLREFGKKRFYLEKKGIGLRNSKGFLKKGYHSRYSYMQISDSEKENLIPIVSLENAIKNCINKFGRCDVLKIDIEGMGYLALNTINIDFSVKPKNILIEEDVGKDLDLLWLKNNYISKRNFSGIDLYELKINC; encoded by the coding sequence TTGATTAAAACTAATAATTTTAGAAATTGTAAAATTTCTCTTAAAAGGATATTTAAATTAAGAAATTTCAATTCTTATATCCTGAATCTTAAAAGTATCTTTGTTTATAGAAATTGGTTTAATGACTTTATAAAGCATTTTATCTTAAATATTTCAACAGAATATCCTGATAAAGTCCAGATAATAAATTCACCTCAAAATATTGAAGTAATATTGTGGAATGATCTCGATAGATGGACTTTAAATGAAATATTTTGTTGGGAGTGTTATAAACTAAAATCTAAAGAAGGAATAGTAATCCTTGACCTTGGTGGCAACATTGGTCTTAGTGCAAAATACTTCTTGTCAAAAAATAAAAATTCTAAAGTATATATATATGAACCTAATGAAGAATTAAATAGTAAAGTTAGAATACAATTAAGAGAATTTGGTAAAAAAAGATTTTATTTAGAAAAAAAAGGAATTGGCCTTCGAAATTCAAAAGGTTTTTTAAAAAAAGGCTATCACTCTAGATATAGTTATATGCAAATATCTGATTCTGAAAAGGAGAATCTAATTCCTATAGTAAGTTTGGAGAATGCGATAAAAAATTGTATCAATAAATTTGGTAGGTGTGACGTCTTAAAAATAGATATTGAAGGTATGGGCTACTTAGCCTTAAATACAATAAATATTGACTTTAGTGTAAAGCCTAAAAATATTTTAATTGAAGAAGATGTTGGTAAAGATCTTGATTTGCTCTGGCTTAAAAATAATTATATTTCAAAAAGAAATTTCTCTGGAATAGATTTATATGAATTAAAAATAAATTGTTAA
- a CDS encoding glycosyltransferase family 4 protein, with protein MKIYIDGWFLAPPLRGIGNYIKNILLNLNDLDKKIKVEILIPSDNYKFEGCPDHISFKTLSSKNIFFWYNFIIPNFLNKKENSVIYFPSGTSPLFTKLKSKTFSTIHDVSYFQSPFVVPFSYKPRRLLGRIYLMLSFFYLVKNSSVIFTVSNFAKYDILKIVNFFHFRKPNIEVIYNTSTVDIKNIRFKKEKIILCVSGSSAQKNSKLFLKTFREKIVDNLENWTIYLVGLDSNYSEILSCGAKLVVKKYLPSKDLSILYQKAYLFLFPSFYESFGIPLIEALKSNCFVLASNRGATKEICRENAIYFSPVDSNDFSKKILKIVKLYPQKPLINFENFILQNSWKRNAKKILQIIFQNFYL; from the coding sequence ATGAAAATCTATATTGATGGTTGGTTTTTGGCACCACCTTTAAGGGGGATTGGAAATTATATTAAAAATATTTTATTAAATCTTAATGACTTAGATAAAAAAATTAAAGTTGAGATATTAATTCCTTCGGATAATTATAAGTTTGAGGGATGCCCTGATCATATTTCTTTTAAAACGCTATCATCGAAAAATATATTTTTCTGGTACAACTTTATAATCCCAAATTTTTTGAATAAAAAAGAGAATTCTGTAATTTATTTTCCTTCTGGAACATCACCACTATTTACTAAATTAAAATCGAAAACTTTTTCTACTATTCACGATGTATCATATTTTCAATCTCCTTTTGTGGTGCCATTTTCTTATAAACCAAGACGATTATTGGGACGTATATATTTGATGTTATCTTTTTTTTATTTAGTAAAAAATTCTTCTGTGATTTTTACCGTTTCAAATTTCGCTAAATATGATATTTTGAAAATTGTTAATTTCTTTCATTTTAGAAAACCTAATATAGAAGTAATCTATAACACAAGTACAGTTGATATCAAAAATATTAGATTTAAAAAAGAAAAAATAATTTTGTGTGTTAGTGGATCATCAGCACAAAAAAATTCAAAACTATTTTTAAAAACATTTAGAGAAAAAATTGTAGATAATCTAGAAAATTGGACAATTTATTTAGTTGGTTTAGATTCAAATTATTCTGAAATTCTTTCTTGTGGGGCAAAATTAGTGGTTAAAAAATATTTACCTTCAAAAGATTTATCCATTCTTTATCAAAAAGCATATTTATTTTTATTTCCTTCTTTCTATGAATCATTTGGTATCCCTTTAATTGAAGCTTTAAAGAGTAATTGTTTTGTCTTGGCCTCTAATCGAGGCGCTACAAAAGAAATTTGTAGAGAAAATGCAATATATTTTTCCCCAGTCGATAGTAATGATTTTTCAAAAAAAATATTGAAAATTGTAAAACTTTATCCTCAAAAACCATTGATTAACTTTGAAAATTTTATCTTGCAGAATAGCTGGAAAAGAAATGCAAAGAAAATTCTACAAATAATCTTTCAAAATTTTTATTTATAG